The nucleotide sequence GATTTGAACCGACGCGTAAAGGTTTTGCAGACCTCTGCCTTACCACTTGGCTACGGGACCAAACGCCTCTTTATTATAACGTTTTGACCCCAAATTGTCAACGAGATTTTGTATCTTCAAGCCATAACTTAAACCATCTATCCATGTGCTTCGTTAAGAGTTCATATGTCTCATCAAAATCACCTGTATAGTATGGGTCTGGTACGTCTTTTCTTTTGATAAATGGATAAACTTTATGTTTGTAATAACCTTCTTCAAAATTCTTCAAGAATTTTAAATTATTTTTATCCATTCCGATAATGTAGTCATATTCTAAAAAGTCACGTTCAGTAATTCTTTGACTCTTTTTATCTTTAAATGTTATGTTATATTTTTTTAATATATCCATCGTTCCTGGGTGAACAGGATTTCCTTGTTCCCAGTTTGATGTAGCGCGTGATTCAAAATGAAATTTTGCTGCTAAACCTTTTTTTGCAGCATAATCTTTGAATACTGCTTCTGCCATTGGTGATCTACAAATATTACCTAAACATACAAACAGCACTCTTGTCATTTTTCTCTCCCCTAAATTATGACAAGCACTTAGGCTTTCGCAGTTGCAAGTTTTAATTCTTCATTACGGCGTCTTGCATCTTCCATAGAGAATCCATGAGAAATTACCCAACGGTTTCTTGGATGTGTACGACATTCATCACAACAACTACCCATAAATTTCTCTTCACTTGCTTCACTTGCTAAAATTTGTTTATTACATTCTGGGTTACCACAGTTAATATATCTTTCACATGGTTCACCAGTAAAGTGATCTCTACCAACAACTTGTTTATCTACTTTATTAATTTCAACAGCGATTCTTTCATCAAAGACATACATCTTACCATCCCACAGTTGACCTTGTGTTAATTGGTCACGTCCATAAGTGTGGATACCACCATGTAGTTGTCCAACGTCTTCGAATCCTTCTTTAACTAACCAACCAGAGAACTTTTCACAACGAACGCCACCCGTACAGTAAGTAATAATTCTTTTACCTGCTAATAATTCTTTATTCTTTTTAACCCAACCAGGTAATTCTCTAAATGCACGAATGTCCGGTTTAATCGCACCTCTAAAGTGTCCTAAATCATATTCGTAGTCATTTCTTGCATCTAATACAACAGTATTAGGATCTTTTAAAGCTTCTAACCATTCCTCAGGTGTTAAATATTTACCAGTCACTTCTGTTGGGCTAAAATCTTCTTCTAATGAAAGATTAACAAGTTCAGGTTTAACTCTGACATGCATCTTACGGAATGCATGTCCATCTGATTCATCAATCTTAAAGAAAAGATCTGCAAATCTTGGGTCTGCATGCATATAATCCATGTAAGCTTGTGTTTGTTCAACTGTACCAGATAAAGTACCATTGATACCTTCTTTAGCAATTAAGATACGACCTAAAACACCAATTGATTTACAAAAGGCTAGGTGTTCTTGCATATATGCTTCAGGGTCTTCAATATTTACATACTTGTAATACAGTAATACTTGATATTTTTGGTTTTCCATAAAACTCATTCCTTCACTTGAAATTGTCTGCACTATATTATATATGATATTCATATATTTTCCAATACCTTGCACTTACAAGGTGTCTTCTCCTTACACAAACATACATAATTAGCACTCTTTACTTGACAGTGCCAATTAAAACGTTTTATAATAGAAGTGATTTCAGAAAAGAGGTGTCTTTATATGCAATTTAACATGATGGAAGATTACTCAAAAGATCCTGAATTATTAAATAAATTTGGACGTAATATTGTAGATGCCGTTAAA is from Acholeplasma equirhinis and encodes:
- the trhO gene encoding oxygen-dependent tRNA uridine(34) hydroxylase TrhO, whose product is MENQKYQVLLYYKYVNIEDPEAYMQEHLAFCKSIGVLGRILIAKEGINGTLSGTVEQTQAYMDYMHADPRFADLFFKIDESDGHAFRKMHVRVKPELVNLSLEEDFSPTEVTGKYLTPEEWLEALKDPNTVVLDARNDYEYDLGHFRGAIKPDIRAFRELPGWVKKNKELLAGKRIITYCTGGVRCEKFSGWLVKEGFEDVGQLHGGIHTYGRDQLTQGQLWDGKMYVFDERIAVEINKVDKQVVGRDHFTGEPCERYINCGNPECNKQILASEASEEKFMGSCCDECRTHPRNRWVISHGFSMEDARRRNEELKLATAKA
- a CDS encoding low molecular weight protein-tyrosine-phosphatase, whose translation is MTRVLFVCLGNICRSPMAEAVFKDYAAKKGLAAKFHFESRATSNWEQGNPVHPGTMDILKKYNITFKDKKSQRITERDFLEYDYIIGMDKNNLKFLKNFEEGYYKHKVYPFIKRKDVPDPYYTGDFDETYELLTKHMDRWFKLWLEDTKSR